The following coding sequences are from one Megamonas funiformis window:
- a CDS encoding desulfoferrodoxin family protein, with translation MSQKFYICSHCGNIIAFVKDKGVPVICCGEKMKEIIPGTTDAAVEKHVPVISQEGNIVTVSVGSVEHPMIPEHYIEWISLETNKGNQRKVLQPNTPPTAQFALLDGEEVITAYAYCNLHSLWKA, from the coding sequence ATGTCTCAAAAATTTTATATTTGTTCACACTGCGGTAATATCATTGCTTTTGTAAAAGATAAAGGCGTGCCTGTTATCTGCTGTGGTGAAAAAATGAAAGAAATTATTCCTGGTACTACTGATGCTGCTGTAGAAAAACACGTTCCTGTGATTTCTCAAGAAGGAAATATTGTTACTGTTTCTGTAGGCTCTGTTGAACATCCTATGATTCCTGAACATTATATTGAATGGATATCACTTGAAACAAATAAAGGCAATCAACGTAAGGTACTACAACCTAATACTCCTCCAACAGCTCAATTTGCTCTTTTAGATGGTGAAGAAGTAATTACAGCTTATGCTTATTGCAATCTTCACAGCCTTTGGAAAGCTTAA
- the nagA gene encoding N-acetylglucosamine-6-phosphate deacetylase, with product MTKIAIKAQKIFTADFIESNNYLIVEDNKFAGFLSKEDVEKENIPVKKYNDAFIIPGLIDTHIHGAVGHDTMDSTPEALKSIGDYLLTQGTTTWMPTTVTAPLEDIYKAIANVAECKGTLNSARILGMFIEGPYITSKHKGAHPEEHIRPLNKEEIEKMAEYNTVKSIIIAPEKEDAPKFTKWITQDLKIKVSLGHSSANYEEACACFDMGADAGVHTYCAMEQLHHRNPNLLGAIMTRNDVYAELIADGIHVSLPAMKILLQNKPKDKALLVSDAIQGTGLKDGRYMLGTLPFNVKDGIARIDSGNLAGSTTTLLKEVRRLVLELHENPIHAVNMASLNPAKRFGVDDELGSIAIGKKADFLIITPDYELKETWLDGKCVFKA from the coding sequence ATGACTAAAATTGCTATTAAGGCTCAAAAAATTTTTACTGCAGATTTTATTGAAAGCAATAATTATCTAATTGTTGAAGATAATAAATTTGCTGGTTTTCTTTCTAAAGAAGACGTCGAAAAAGAAAATATTCCTGTAAAAAAATATAATGATGCATTCATTATTCCAGGTCTTATTGATACTCATATCCATGGTGCTGTAGGTCATGACACTATGGACTCCACTCCAGAGGCTTTAAAAAGTATTGGGGATTATCTTTTAACTCAAGGTACTACTACATGGATGCCAACTACAGTAACAGCTCCACTTGAAGATATCTATAAAGCTATTGCCAATGTAGCTGAATGTAAAGGTACATTAAATAGTGCTCGTATTCTTGGTATGTTCATTGAAGGACCTTATATCACAAGTAAACACAAAGGAGCTCACCCTGAAGAACATATTCGCCCATTAAATAAAGAAGAAATCGAAAAAATGGCTGAATATAACACTGTAAAATCCATTATCATTGCACCTGAAAAAGAAGATGCACCAAAATTCACTAAATGGATAACACAAGATTTAAAAATCAAAGTTTCCTTAGGTCATAGCAGTGCAAATTACGAAGAAGCTTGTGCTTGTTTTGATATGGGTGCTGATGCTGGTGTTCATACTTACTGTGCTATGGAACAACTCCATCATCGCAATCCTAATTTATTAGGTGCTATCATGACTCGCAATGATGTATATGCCGAACTCATTGCTGATGGTATTCATGTTTCTTTACCAGCTATGAAAATTCTCTTACAGAATAAACCAAAAGATAAAGCTTTACTCGTAAGTGATGCAATTCAAGGCACTGGCTTAAAAGATGGTCGCTATATGCTTGGCACTTTACCATTTAATGTAAAAGATGGAATTGCTCGTATTGATAGTGGTAATCTCGCTGGCAGTACAACAACTCTTTTAAAAGAAGTTCGTCGCCTCGTTTTAGAATTACATGAAAATCCTATTCATGCTGTTAATATGGCATCATTAAATCCAGCAAAACGCTTCGGTGTTGATGATGAACTTGGTAGCATTGCTATTGGTAAAAAAGCTGACTTCCTTATCATAACTCCTGATTATGAGCTCAAAGAAACTTGGCTCGATGGAAAATGTGTATTTAAAGCTTAA
- a CDS encoding M18 family aminopeptidase — MSYTGSLFNFINNSTSSFHTVLNAQSYLIKNGFEEVNFSEDWQLKADKKYFTKIYDSTLIAFIPHQNLREGMKIAVSHTDFPCLKIKPSADIMQNDYGKLNVEIYGGMILNTWFDRPLSIAGKVVLKGQDCYQPDVKFVDFKRPLMIIPNLAIHMDRSINSGKSISKQKEMLPLAFMQTENNSEDELANDNSKLIKLLAEELSCTQEDILSYDLTVYQVETPYYLGFVGELVTAPRLDNITSVKACIEGIIADKRKVGLDIAVLFDNEEVGSRTKQGGASNVLSNVIERIYMAFGYTRQAFLADLAKSFMLSIDVAHAMHPNYVEKNDLTNKPILNKGLAIKMAASQSYAGDAEAIAIVRALCEKYKINYQMYVNNSDISGGSTIGSIASALLTMRTLDVGIPILAMHSARETMGKDDQKSLEKLVRVFFEGFY, encoded by the coding sequence ATGAGTTACACAGGTTCATTATTTAATTTTATTAACAATTCAACATCATCATTTCATACAGTTTTAAATGCACAATCATATTTGATAAAAAATGGTTTTGAAGAAGTCAATTTTAGTGAAGATTGGCAATTAAAAGCAGATAAAAAATATTTTACGAAGATATATGATTCAACATTGATTGCATTTATTCCACATCAAAATTTGCGTGAAGGCATGAAAATTGCTGTTAGTCATACAGATTTTCCTTGTTTAAAGATAAAACCTAGTGCTGATATTATGCAAAATGATTATGGCAAATTAAATGTAGAAATTTATGGTGGTATGATTTTAAATACATGGTTTGATAGACCATTATCCATAGCGGGAAAAGTCGTTTTGAAAGGTCAAGATTGTTATCAGCCAGATGTGAAATTTGTAGATTTTAAACGACCATTGATGATTATTCCTAATCTTGCTATTCACATGGATAGAAGTATTAATTCAGGTAAAAGTATAAGTAAACAAAAAGAAATGTTGCCTTTAGCTTTTATGCAAACTGAAAATAATAGTGAAGATGAATTAGCAAATGATAATAGTAAATTAATTAAATTGTTAGCTGAAGAATTATCTTGCACTCAAGAAGATATTTTGAGCTATGATTTAACTGTATATCAAGTGGAAACTCCATATTATTTAGGTTTTGTAGGTGAATTAGTAACAGCACCTAGATTAGATAATATAACTTCTGTTAAAGCTTGTATTGAAGGAATTATCGCTGACAAGCGTAAGGTAGGTTTAGATATAGCTGTTTTATTTGATAATGAAGAAGTGGGCAGTAGAACAAAACAGGGCGGAGCTTCTAATGTTTTATCAAATGTAATTGAACGCATTTATATGGCTTTTGGTTATACTAGACAGGCATTTTTGGCAGATTTAGCAAAGAGCTTTATGTTATCTATAGATGTAGCTCATGCTATGCATCCTAATTATGTAGAGAAAAATGATTTGACTAATAAGCCAATATTAAATAAAGGTTTGGCTATAAAAATGGCAGCTAGTCAATCGTATGCAGGAGATGCTGAAGCTATTGCTATCGTAAGAGCTTTATGTGAAAAATATAAAATAAATTATCAGATGTATGTAAATAATTCAGATATTTCAGGTGGGTCAACTATAGGCTCAATAGCTTCCGCTTTATTGACTATGAGAACATTAGATGTAGGTATTCCTATTTTAGCTATGCATTCAGCACGAGAAACTATGGGGAAAGATGACCAAAAATCTTTAGAAAAATTAGTTAGAGTATTTTTTGAAGGTTTTTATTAA
- a CDS encoding NADH peroxidase, which translates to MKKWVCSICGYVYEGESAPEQCPICKAPADKFVEQSGELVFADEHRVGVAKGADPRIIEGLQQNFTGECTEVGMYLAMSRVAEREGYPEIADAYKRYAFEEAEHAAKFAELLGEVVTDSTKKNLELRVAAEHGACAGKKELATLAKELGLDAVHDTVHEMAKDEARHGCGFNGLLKRYFGK; encoded by the coding sequence ATGAAAAAATGGGTTTGCAGTATTTGTGGTTATGTATATGAAGGTGAAAGCGCACCAGAACAGTGCCCAATTTGTAAAGCACCAGCAGATAAATTTGTAGAACAATCCGGTGAATTAGTATTCGCTGACGAACATCGTGTAGGCGTAGCAAAAGGTGCTGACCCTCGCATTATCGAAGGTTTACAGCAGAATTTCACTGGCGAATGCACAGAAGTTGGTATGTACCTCGCTATGAGCCGTGTTGCTGAACGTGAAGGTTATCCTGAAATCGCTGATGCTTACAAACGTTATGCTTTTGAAGAAGCAGAACATGCTGCAAAATTTGCTGAACTTCTCGGTGAAGTTGTAACTGACAGCACTAAGAAAAATCTTGAACTCCGTGTTGCTGCTGAACATGGTGCATGCGCTGGTAAAAAAGAACTTGCTACTTTAGCTAAAGAACTTGGCTTAGATGCAGTTCATGATACAGTTCATGAAATGGCTAAAGACGAAGCTCGTCATGGTTGCGGTTTCAATGGCCTCTTAAAACGTTACTTCGGTAAATAA
- a CDS encoding DHH family phosphoesterase: MPNKLSTWIDICVTLIVSLILLVILFQYNWYIFSGGIVLWICLFFYLKERSIERRKNLKAYYENVIKNVNELSNYALEQLPQVIMVINKDLRLEWYNHELERWLKQPPEIGSFITDIWPNIPIDNIWNRNGQYIFSQDNKFYMVIYRPVNTDDDSHLMTLYIYDISEYERFKLDTAMRTMVFGYIQIDNYDDVMQGLSEAQRTSILFEVNSLLDKWSHSLGGLLRRISDDMYVIILERHALDLAVSEKFDILDKVRNLHGDNKFPVTLSIGLIQSRPKTSMEELGALAQSHLDLVLGRGGDQVAVDLDGKVQFFGGKSKAVEKHTRVKARVVAHAVFERMEAADVVFVMGHHNEDFDSLGSAIGVSRMARQMGKPVYIILSDMNEGVDKLISLCKTDKDFENLFITQKEALAMTALNPALFVVDTHIPHLVASPDLLQSINNVIVIDHHRRSENVIKNALLIYIEPYSSSTSELVTELLMYFNENIKLSRLEATALYSGIVVDTKNFRVNTGVRTFDAVSHLRRCGADPEVVHYLFRTDYETNLAECTAIANSVFYPEGLVVAVCPDNANSIQAISGKIADDLLGIENVRVSIVFFRLKDNVIGVSARSTGEINVQVIMEQFGGGGHQNVAGSQVKNRPLKELKQDVVNTTLSYMKEADKNESNNVARS, from the coding sequence ATGCCTAATAAATTATCCACTTGGATTGATATATGTGTTACTTTAATAGTTTCTTTGATATTATTAGTCATATTATTTCAATACAATTGGTATATATTTAGTGGCGGTATTGTTTTATGGATATGTTTATTCTTTTATCTAAAAGAACGCAGTATTGAACGACGCAAAAATCTAAAAGCTTACTATGAAAATGTCATTAAAAATGTAAATGAATTATCTAATTATGCTTTGGAACAATTACCTCAAGTAATCATGGTTATCAATAAAGATTTACGTTTAGAATGGTATAATCATGAATTAGAACGCTGGCTCAAGCAACCACCTGAAATAGGTTCTTTTATAACTGATATTTGGCCAAACATTCCTATCGATAATATTTGGAACCGCAATGGTCAATATATCTTTTCTCAAGATAATAAATTCTACATGGTAATCTATCGACCAGTAAATACTGATGATGATAGCCATTTGATGACTTTATATATCTATGATATTTCAGAATATGAACGTTTTAAATTAGATACAGCTATGCGTACTATGGTATTTGGTTATATCCAAATAGATAATTATGATGACGTTATGCAAGGGTTAAGTGAAGCTCAACGTACATCTATCTTATTTGAAGTCAATAGTCTTTTAGATAAATGGTCTCATTCTCTAGGTGGATTACTTCGTCGCATCTCTGATGATATGTATGTAATCATCTTAGAACGCCATGCTCTTGATTTAGCTGTCAGTGAAAAATTCGATATCTTAGACAAGGTTCGCAATCTTCACGGCGATAACAAATTCCCTGTTACTTTGAGTATCGGTTTAATTCAAAGCAGACCAAAAACTTCTATGGAAGAATTAGGTGCTCTTGCTCAATCTCATCTTGACTTAGTATTGGGTAGAGGTGGAGACCAGGTAGCTGTTGACTTAGATGGTAAAGTTCAATTCTTTGGTGGAAAATCCAAAGCTGTAGAAAAACATACCCGTGTAAAAGCTCGCGTTGTCGCTCATGCTGTTTTTGAACGCATGGAAGCTGCTGATGTTGTGTTTGTCATGGGACATCACAATGAAGATTTTGATAGTCTAGGCTCTGCCATAGGTGTATCGCGTATGGCTCGTCAAATGGGAAAACCTGTTTATATCATTTTAAGTGATATGAATGAAGGTGTAGATAAATTAATCAGTCTTTGCAAAACTGATAAAGACTTTGAAAATCTCTTTATCACGCAAAAAGAAGCACTAGCAATGACTGCTTTAAATCCTGCATTATTCGTAGTCGATACACATATACCTCATCTTGTGGCTAGTCCTGATTTATTGCAATCAATAAATAATGTCATTGTAATCGACCATCATCGTCGTTCTGAAAATGTAATCAAAAATGCATTATTAATCTATATTGAGCCATATTCTTCTTCTACAAGTGAATTGGTAACTGAATTATTGATGTATTTCAATGAAAATATCAAGTTATCACGTTTAGAAGCTACTGCTCTTTATTCTGGTATAGTTGTCGATACGAAAAACTTCCGTGTCAATACTGGTGTTCGTACATTTGATGCTGTATCGCATTTACGTCGTTGTGGTGCTGACCCTGAAGTAGTTCATTATTTATTCCGCACAGATTATGAAACTAATCTTGCTGAATGTACTGCTATTGCTAATTCTGTTTTCTATCCAGAAGGCTTAGTTGTAGCAGTTTGTCCTGATAATGCCAATAGTATTCAAGCTATATCAGGAAAAATCGCTGATGATTTATTGGGAATTGAAAATGTACGCGTAAGTATTGTATTTTTCCGCTTAAAAGATAATGTCATTGGTGTAAGCGCTCGTTCCACTGGTGAAATCAATGTCCAAGTCATCATGGAACAATTTGGTGGTGGCGGTCATCAAAATGTGGCTGGCTCCCAAGTAAAAAATAGACCTTTAAAAGAATTAAAACAAGATGTAGTAAATACTACATTGTCATATATGAAAGAGGCTGATAAGAATGAAAGTAATAATGTTGCAAGATCTTAA
- a CDS encoding glycogen debranching protein — protein sequence MQLDILPTDTFKQFKIRRGFFRLNGSSIVPGGVNFCIYSAGATSCELVLFKDRAPKPFAIIPYPENYRVGNVFAMIVLDLDYENIEYGFRIDGKYDKTTGDIYDRRKIILDPYAKMVSGRNEWGKLPDKDNIFQYRSKVVISDFELDSDLPQKTDHGDLIIYETHLRGFTRHEASKVKHPGTYAGFIEKIPYLKELGINAVEFLPIFEFDENEDVINDTIRYDSKGNRLLNYWGYNPISFFAPKAGYAASGKYSMQNYEFKNLIKELHKNNIKVILDVVFNHTAEGDERGPYISFKGIDNKAYYILGPNGEYYNFSGCGNTLNCNNPIVRQMILNCLRHWTAEYHIDGFRFDLASILGRNQDGSPMSNPPLLELLTFDPLLNNTILIAEAWDAGGLYQVGTFPAYGKWSEWNGHYRDDVRHFLKGDLGFAQAIVNRITGSEDIYNPSNRGNYASINFITCHDGFTLWDLFSYNEKHNEENGWNNTDGANDNISWNCGVEGETTDPEILTLRRKMVRNAATILFCSIGIPMLLAGDEFCNSQFGNNNAYCQDNETSWLNWNQLQENHDMFLFFKQLIAFRKEHPLFRRASEGTPKNYPAVSLHGINPWQFDSSHGNRVVCIMLTGKTEDGRDDFIYIAINAHWENHRINLPSLPHDTPWQLIINTEFDDKAFIKPQNRPKIYQQNTLNARSVSVYNAII from the coding sequence ATGCAATTAGATATTCTGCCTACTGATACGTTCAAACAATTTAAAATTAGACGCGGATTTTTCCGCTTAAACGGCTCCTCTATTGTTCCTGGAGGAGTTAATTTTTGCATATATTCAGCCGGTGCTACAAGTTGTGAATTAGTATTATTCAAAGACAGAGCACCTAAACCTTTTGCGATAATTCCATATCCTGAAAATTATCGTGTTGGCAACGTTTTTGCCATGATTGTACTCGATTTAGATTATGAAAATATAGAATATGGTTTTCGCATTGATGGAAAATATGATAAAACCACTGGCGATATTTACGACCGTCGCAAAATCATCTTAGACCCATATGCTAAAATGGTCTCTGGTCGCAACGAATGGGGTAAATTGCCAGATAAAGATAATATATTTCAATATCGTTCCAAAGTAGTAATCAGTGATTTTGAATTAGACTCTGATTTACCACAAAAAACAGACCATGGTGATTTAATCATTTATGAAACCCATTTACGTGGTTTCACTCGTCATGAAGCTTCCAAAGTAAAACACCCTGGGACTTATGCTGGATTTATTGAAAAAATTCCTTATCTCAAAGAATTAGGTATCAATGCTGTTGAATTTTTACCAATCTTTGAATTTGATGAAAATGAAGATGTCATTAACGATACTATTCGTTATGATAGTAAAGGTAATCGCCTTTTAAATTATTGGGGTTATAATCCAATATCTTTTTTTGCGCCTAAAGCGGGCTATGCTGCTAGTGGAAAATACTCCATGCAAAATTATGAATTTAAAAATCTAATTAAAGAATTACATAAAAATAATATAAAAGTTATTCTTGATGTTGTTTTTAATCATACAGCAGAAGGCGATGAACGTGGCCCATATATATCCTTTAAGGGTATTGATAATAAAGCCTATTATATTCTAGGGCCAAATGGTGAATATTATAATTTCAGTGGTTGTGGTAATACTTTAAATTGCAATAATCCAATTGTTCGCCAAATGATTTTAAACTGTCTACGCCATTGGACAGCTGAATATCATATTGATGGCTTCCGTTTTGACTTAGCTTCCATCTTAGGACGCAATCAAGACGGTTCTCCTATGAGTAACCCTCCACTTTTAGAATTATTGACCTTTGACCCATTGCTCAATAATACTATTTTAATTGCTGAAGCATGGGACGCTGGTGGATTATATCAAGTAGGTACATTCCCTGCTTATGGTAAATGGTCTGAATGGAATGGTCATTATCGTGATGATGTTCGCCATTTCCTCAAAGGCGATTTAGGTTTTGCTCAAGCTATAGTAAATCGTATCACTGGTTCTGAAGATATTTACAATCCTTCTAATCGAGGCAATTATGCTTCCATCAACTTCATTACTTGTCATGATGGCTTCACATTGTGGGATTTATTTTCTTACAATGAAAAACACAATGAAGAAAATGGATGGAATAATACAGATGGTGCTAATGATAATATCAGTTGGAACTGTGGTGTTGAAGGCGAAACAACAGACCCTGAAATTTTGACTTTGCGTAGAAAAATGGTACGCAATGCTGCAACAATCTTATTCTGTAGCATTGGTATTCCTATGCTTTTAGCTGGTGATGAATTTTGTAATTCTCAATTTGGCAATAATAATGCTTACTGCCAAGATAATGAAACTTCATGGTTGAATTGGAACCAATTACAAGAAAATCATGATATGTTCTTATTCTTCAAACAGCTAATTGCGTTTAGAAAAGAACACCCTCTTTTCCGCCGTGCTTCTGAGGGTACACCTAAAAATTATCCTGCTGTAAGCTTACATGGTATTAATCCATGGCAATTTGACTCTTCTCATGGCAATCGTGTTGTCTGCATTATGTTGACAGGCAAAACAGAAGATGGTCGTGATGATTTTATCTATATCGCTATCAACGCTCACTGGGAAAATCATCGCATTAATTTACCATCACTTCCACATGATACGCCTTGGCAGTTAATTATCAATACAGAATTTGATGATAAAGCATTTATCAAACCACAAAATAGACCTAAAATTTACCAACAAAATACATTAAATGCTAGGTCTGTATCTGTATATAATGCTATAATATAA
- a CDS encoding D-2-hydroxyacid dehydrogenase yields MKVLVVMPFKDKHKALMAQNFPQVEFIYERNPGKELVENVEAIIGNVKPSLLKDAKNLRWLQLNSAGTDGYCEKGILPMQTILTNATGAYGLALSEYMLAVLMAMQKKLYSYHDNQKQSLWKDEGEVTSIFESTILVVGLGDIGSCFAKRVKALGAKVIGIKRRLGEKPDYVDELVSLDKLNEYLPKVDIVATVLPGTKATYQIFDKEKFALMKKGAFFINAGRGSAVVEDDLIEALNSNHLAGAAIDVTHIEPLPQTSALWQTKNLHITPHTAGQYHLAKTLDNIVNIAKGNLQALIDGKELKNIVDFETGYKK; encoded by the coding sequence ATGAAAGTTTTAGTAGTGATGCCATTTAAAGATAAGCATAAAGCATTAATGGCTCAAAATTTTCCTCAAGTAGAATTTATTTATGAACGCAATCCAGGCAAAGAACTAGTGGAAAATGTGGAGGCAATTATTGGCAATGTTAAGCCGAGTCTATTGAAAGATGCTAAAAATTTAAGATGGTTGCAATTAAATAGCGCAGGTACTGATGGATACTGTGAAAAAGGTATTTTGCCAATGCAGACTATATTGACTAATGCTACAGGGGCATATGGTTTAGCTTTATCTGAATATATGCTTGCTGTATTGATGGCTATGCAGAAAAAATTATATAGTTATCACGATAATCAAAAACAATCTCTATGGAAAGATGAAGGCGAAGTAACTTCTATTTTTGAGTCTACTATCTTAGTTGTGGGTTTAGGTGATATAGGAAGTTGTTTTGCTAAACGAGTAAAAGCCCTAGGAGCAAAGGTTATCGGTATTAAGCGTCGCCTTGGTGAAAAACCAGACTATGTGGATGAATTAGTTAGTCTAGATAAATTAAATGAGTATTTACCTAAAGTTGATATAGTAGCTACTGTATTGCCAGGAACGAAAGCGACTTATCAGATTTTTGATAAAGAAAAATTCGCTTTGATGAAAAAAGGTGCCTTCTTTATTAATGCAGGTCGTGGAAGTGCTGTAGTTGAAGATGATTTAATAGAAGCTTTAAATTCAAATCATTTAGCAGGTGCTGCTATTGATGTAACGCATATAGAGCCATTACCACAAACAAGTGCTTTATGGCAGACAAAAAATCTGCATATTACACCACATACAGCAGGTCAATATCATTTGGCAAAGACCTTAGATAATATAGTGAATATCGCTAAAGGTAATTTGCAAGCTTTGATAGATGGCAAAGAATTAAAAAATATTGTCGATTTTGAAACTGGATATAAAAAATAA
- a CDS encoding YybS family protein, with protein MKNAKLRPLTESSLLTAITVIIAMAGIYIPFIILFWTLPITIITAKHNLKYGIFSALIASILLCVFLTPVTAIPLVLGSVPLALTLGFGYNHCWSAVKIFATSFVASIIGVCLFLICTFYLTGINLFVDQLDAFKTAMLDTNEMFNSMGITSEAMIDAQRQTQHLIETLALVLPMIFILNAVIKLVINYIASSFLLKRLGTTNINSLPPFRLWRFPKVFIYIYAFSLIGMYWGDTRSITLLYQIALNTYLCANVLGLVQGLSVIRFFYKLKNWPTAVWIFIIIMLCLNMIIAQIIALAGFFDMIFDYRKKFKNSNDV; from the coding sequence ATGAAAAATGCTAAGCTACGACCCTTAACTGAAAGTAGCCTATTGACTGCTATAACAGTAATCATTGCTATGGCAGGAATTTATATACCTTTTATTATTTTATTTTGGACTTTACCTATTACAATTATTACAGCCAAACATAATCTTAAATATGGTATATTTAGTGCTTTAATTGCTAGTATTTTATTATGTGTATTTTTAACACCTGTTACTGCCATACCACTTGTCCTAGGTTCAGTGCCTCTAGCTTTAACTTTAGGTTTTGGCTATAATCATTGTTGGTCTGCTGTAAAGATTTTTGCTACATCTTTTGTAGCTTCAATCATTGGTGTATGTCTATTTTTAATATGTACATTCTATCTGACAGGTATAAATTTATTTGTAGACCAATTAGATGCTTTTAAAACAGCTATGCTTGATACAAATGAAATGTTTAATTCTATGGGCATAACTTCAGAAGCTATGATTGATGCACAAAGACAAACCCAGCATTTAATAGAAACTCTTGCGCTTGTCTTACCTATGATTTTTATTTTAAATGCTGTAATAAAATTAGTGATTAATTATATTGCTAGTTCTTTTTTATTAAAACGCTTGGGAACTACAAATATTAACTCTTTGCCACCATTTAGATTATGGCGTTTCCCTAAAGTTTTCATATATATATATGCCTTTTCTTTAATCGGCATGTATTGGGGCGATACTCGCAGTATTACGCTACTTTATCAAATTGCCCTAAACACTTATTTATGTGCTAATGTCTTAGGTTTAGTACAAGGCTTATCTGTCATAAGATTTTTTTATAAATTAAAAAATTGGCCAACTGCTGTTTGGATTTTCATTATCATTATGTTATGTCTAAACATGATAATTGCTCAAATCATTGCTCTTGCTGGCTTCTTTGATATGATTTTCGATTATCGAAAGAAATTCAAAAATAGCAATGATGTTTAG
- the agaF gene encoding PTS galactosamine/N-acetylgalactosamine transporter subunit IIA has product MIGIIVTGHGNFASGLASSIEVIAGKQDKFEAIDFPIGSTNTELAKQLQEAVDRLNCSDIIFCTDIAGGTPFNQSVILSTHLPNSKVISGTNVPVLLEALFSRANQTALSLSEILVDSHQSRIQVFQSRSQNKKNRGSVLND; this is encoded by the coding sequence TTGATAGGTATTATAGTTACAGGACATGGTAACTTTGCATCTGGCCTTGCTTCATCTATTGAAGTTATTGCTGGCAAACAAGATAAATTTGAAGCGATTGATTTTCCTATCGGTTCTACAAATACAGAATTAGCTAAACAATTACAAGAAGCTGTTGACCGCTTAAATTGTTCTGATATTATTTTCTGCACAGATATAGCAGGCGGTACACCTTTTAATCAAAGCGTTATTTTATCCACACATTTACCAAATAGTAAGGTTATCAGTGGAACTAATGTTCCTGTTTTATTAGAAGCACTCTTTAGCAGAGCTAATCAAACAGCTTTAAGTTTATCTGAAATTTTAGTTGATAGTCATCAGTCCAGAATTCAAGTATTCCAATCTCGTTCTCAAAATAAAAAAAATCGAGGAAGTGTTCTTAATGACTAA
- a CDS encoding STAS domain-containing protein has protein sequence METRTNQKEKLHIIAIKGKLDISTAQQAKIEILDKMTSSDNIIIDMSDCNYISNYGLYLLSNIANKAKLLNIKAIFVSIIDKISEIFDLTGLTDTIELAPSIDDAIKKYALIH, from the coding sequence TTGGAAACTCGCACTAATCAAAAGGAAAAACTTCACATTATAGCAATAAAGGGTAAATTAGATATATCTACTGCACAACAAGCAAAAATTGAAATTTTAGATAAAATGACTTCTAGTGACAATATTATAATTGATATGTCTGATTGTAATTACATTTCTAATTATGGTCTATATTTACTTTCTAATATTGCCAACAAAGCTAAATTATTAAATATAAAAGCAATCTTTGTTTCCATAATTGATAAAATATCAGAAATATTTGATTTAACAGGTTTAACAGATACAATTGAACTCGCTCCTTCAATTGATGATGCTATAAAAAAATATGCTCTGATACATTAA